One stretch of Armigeres subalbatus isolate Guangzhou_Male chromosome 2, GZ_Asu_2, whole genome shotgun sequence DNA includes these proteins:
- the LOC134216871 gene encoding uncharacterized protein LOC134216871 — translation MCGEGRKKIYIECIMDGDLHPLRSGECLEQNNNNVSGGDNEGAVGGLVRNEHQPEPGAQLEDIVWSEEEFDRDPHRACFYDAYRSGAASPELNDSTENTGGATPERKPLALMDDWDLWDYMDEETLKQRLKYHPELLEQITLKRKRKARLEESDDDDLCAVMERHAKVTKFSEHTTVYRSVEYF, via the exons ATGTGTGGCGAAGGTCGAAAGAAAATTTATATTGAATGCATAAT GGATGGTGACCTTCATCCGTTGCGTAGTGGCGAATGTCTCGAACAGAACAACAATAACGTCTCAGGCGGCGACAATGAGGGAGCAGTGGGCGGATTGGTGCGAAACGAACATCAACCGGAGCCTGGAGCACAGCTCGAAGATATCGTGTGGAGTGAGGAAGAGTTCGACCGAGATCCACACAGGGCTTGCTTCTACGATGCATATCGATCGGGAGCGGCATCCCCGGAATTGAACGATTCGACGGAGAACACGGGCGGGGCGACACCGGAGCGAAAACCATTGGCTCTGATGGACGACTGGGATCTGTGGGACTACATGGACGAGGAGACGTTGAAACAGCGACTGAAGTATCACCCCGAGCTGTTGGAACAGATCACGCTGAAGCGAAAGCGGAAAGCCAGACTGGAGGAGAGCGATGACGACGATCTGTGTGCGGTGATGGAAAGGCATGCAAAAGTGACGAAGTTCAGCGAACATACGACGGTGTACAGAAGTGTCGAATATTTTTAG